A genomic stretch from Onychostoma macrolepis isolate SWU-2019 chromosome 02, ASM1243209v1, whole genome shotgun sequence includes:
- the map6d1 gene encoding microtubule-associated protein 6 homolog isoform X2, with protein MAWPCISRVCCLARFWNQFDKSDLSVPLTIQNYSDIAEQEVRSVTKLVSAERAPSVDFVTPDHAAGFRRPHRGRTEPSYKPREDYHPPGVPFPSVTQYKQDYKPWPIPKKDNFPWISNGGKGGTLTDSPVNGYSNGTSQPRADRQERSGRQRGGDQLSSYRQEYQPWSGARPSKPTHKRPTFLGKGADEPPPETSYQAAFSPDTHRHTDAGVLETSTHTHTERAHSHRTEISMKPE; from the exons ATGGCTTGGCCGTGCATCAGCAGAGTCTGCTGCTTGGCTCGGTTCTGGAACCAGTTCGATAAATCGGATTTGTCGGTTCCACTAACGATTCAGAACTACTCTGACATCGCGGAGCAGGAGGTGCGATCCGTCACCAAACTCGTTTCCGCGGAACGGGCGCCGAGCGTCGACTTCGTAACGCCGGATCATGCGGCGGGATTCCGGCGGCCGCACCGGGGACGCACGGAACCGAGTTATAAACCCCGCGAGGACTACCATCCCCCGGGTGTGCCTTTCCCGAGCGTCACCCAGTACAAACAGGATTACAAACCCTGGCCCATCCCGAAGAAGGATAACTTTCCCTGGATTAGTAACGGAGGGAAAGGCGGCACTTTAACGGATAGCCCGGTGAACGGTTACTCTAACGGCACGAGTCAGCCGCGGGCGGACAGACAGGAGCGCAGCGGGAGGCAGAGAGGAGGAGATCAGCTCAGCTCATACAG GCAGGAGTACCAGCCGTGGTCTGGAGCCCGGCCGTCAAAGCCTACCCACAAACGGCCCACCTTCCTGGGTAAAGGTGCTGACGAGCCCCCGCCGGAGACCAGCTACCAGGCGGCTTTTAGCCcggacacacacagacacacggaCGCCGGCGTACTGGAGACcagcacacacacgcacacagagaGAGCACACTCACACAGGACAGAGATCAGCATGAAACCAGAG TAA
- the map6d1 gene encoding MAP6 domain-containing protein 1 isoform X1 — translation MAWPCISRVCCLARFWNQFDKSDLSVPLTIQNYSDIAEQEVRSVTKLVSAERAPSVDFVTPDHAAGFRRPHRGRTEPSYKPREDYHPPGVPFPSVTQYKQDYKPWPIPKKDNFPWISNGGKGGTLTDSPVNGYSNGTSQPRADRQERSGRQRGGDQLSSYRQEYQPWSGARPSKPTHKRPTFLGKGADEPPPETSYQAAFSPDTHRHTDAGVLETSTHTHTERAHSHRTEISMKPEEQKTKLSPNPSAVFESKSRIFNI, via the exons ATGGCTTGGCCGTGCATCAGCAGAGTCTGCTGCTTGGCTCGGTTCTGGAACCAGTTCGATAAATCGGATTTGTCGGTTCCACTAACGATTCAGAACTACTCTGACATCGCGGAGCAGGAGGTGCGATCCGTCACCAAACTCGTTTCCGCGGAACGGGCGCCGAGCGTCGACTTCGTAACGCCGGATCATGCGGCGGGATTCCGGCGGCCGCACCGGGGACGCACGGAACCGAGTTATAAACCCCGCGAGGACTACCATCCCCCGGGTGTGCCTTTCCCGAGCGTCACCCAGTACAAACAGGATTACAAACCCTGGCCCATCCCGAAGAAGGATAACTTTCCCTGGATTAGTAACGGAGGGAAAGGCGGCACTTTAACGGATAGCCCGGTGAACGGTTACTCTAACGGCACGAGTCAGCCGCGGGCGGACAGACAGGAGCGCAGCGGGAGGCAGAGAGGAGGAGATCAGCTCAGCTCATACAG GCAGGAGTACCAGCCGTGGTCTGGAGCCCGGCCGTCAAAGCCTACCCACAAACGGCCCACCTTCCTGGGTAAAGGTGCTGACGAGCCCCCGCCGGAGACCAGCTACCAGGCGGCTTTTAGCCcggacacacacagacacacggaCGCCGGCGTACTGGAGACcagcacacacacgcacacagagaGAGCACACTCACACAGGACAGAGATCAGCATGAAACCAGAG GAGCAGAAGACTAAGCTGTCACCAAACCCATCCGCCGTCTTTGAAAGCAAATCCAGGATCTTCAACATATGA